One genomic segment of Verrucomicrobiia bacterium includes these proteins:
- a CDS encoding rhomboid family intramembrane serine protease, whose protein sequence is MNESAQGRIAARSRRQAMDWSLVLISQGIESTIEHSPETGAWELVVPEPDNEKAVEAIRLYEFENRRWGWRQDLFQGRVLFDWASLAWVFLICVFYWLDAQVRDLRSVGVMQGVAVSHGQWWRLFTSIWLHADPAHLAGNAIFGFTLLGLAMARYGTGIGLLGAYLAGVAGNGLVWLLSPGPGSLGASGMVMGALGLLAAQSFRHGPKDVHSAKYAVIGLIGGVLLFVLLGFGPETDIRAHFGGFVAGTVFGALLSFVPRPAFNVKLNILCGVAFTALVLWPWWHALSRYK, encoded by the coding sequence ATGAATGAGTCCGCACAGGGCCGGATTGCGGCGCGCTCGCGGCGCCAGGCCATGGACTGGAGCCTGGTGCTCATCAGCCAGGGCATCGAAAGCACCATCGAGCATTCCCCTGAAACCGGGGCCTGGGAGCTTGTGGTCCCCGAACCGGATAATGAGAAAGCAGTGGAAGCGATTCGCCTCTACGAGTTTGAGAATCGACGTTGGGGCTGGCGTCAGGACCTGTTCCAAGGCCGGGTGCTCTTTGACTGGGCCAGCCTGGCATGGGTGTTTTTGATCTGCGTGTTTTACTGGCTGGATGCGCAGGTCCGTGACCTCCGCTCGGTTGGCGTGATGCAGGGTGTCGCTGTGAGCCATGGCCAATGGTGGCGTCTGTTTACTTCGATTTGGCTTCATGCCGACCCGGCCCACCTGGCTGGCAATGCCATCTTCGGCTTTACCTTGCTGGGGCTGGCCATGGCCCGTTACGGTACCGGTATCGGTTTGCTGGGGGCTTACCTGGCGGGGGTCGCCGGCAATGGGCTCGTTTGGCTCCTCTCGCCCGGACCGGGGAGCCTTGGGGCCTCGGGCATGGTTATGGGAGCCTTGGGCTTGTTAGCGGCTCAATCCTTCAGACACGGGCCGAAAGACGTTCACAGCGCAAAGTATGCTGTCATCGGGCTTATCGGCGGTGTGCTGCTGTTCGTGCTGCTTGGATTCGGCCCCGAGACGGACATCCGCGCCCACTTCGGCGGCTTTGTCGCCGGAACAGTTTTTGGGGCACTCCTGAGCTTCGTGCCCAGACCCGCTTTTAATGTGAAACTCAACATCCTGTGTGGGGTGGCTTTTACGGCTCTCGTCCTTTGGCCGTGGTGGCACGCCCTTTCGCGATACAAATGA